A part of Lactobacillus sp. ESL0700 genomic DNA contains:
- a CDS encoding LysR family transcriptional regulator, protein MDALNVKDLMYFLTILEKRSFSQAAKACGVSQPTLTLAIKRLESDFQTSLLVRDHSHQQLRPTSTGQQLALHARSILAELDLTKREIAQIERQVIRLGLPPIIGNYYFPQIFPELFKAGLTNSLETIEAGSSHLQELLESGDLEIALLGSIEPTINDQLHVDLFAKTQFKIVVAPENPLATQESVSFADLKKQPFITLSNVFVHEQAFKQLCKRAQVKPHIIYKANDIQILKAMVRQNLGIGFLTQTALSKADQLCTVNLTDPKQPHFYMSVAYRKTHRLTDAEQQLLAILRQNLCS, encoded by the coding sequence TTGGATGCATTAAACGTTAAAGACTTGATGTATTTTTTAACAATTTTAGAAAAGCGCAGCTTCTCGCAAGCAGCCAAGGCATGTGGTGTGTCGCAACCAACGTTAACGCTGGCAATTAAGCGACTTGAGAGTGACTTTCAGACTAGCTTGCTGGTGCGAGATCATTCACACCAGCAGTTGCGGCCGACATCAACAGGTCAACAATTGGCGCTGCATGCGCGGTCAATTTTAGCGGAGCTCGATTTGACTAAGCGCGAGATTGCGCAGATTGAGCGTCAGGTGATTAGACTGGGACTACCGCCAATTATTGGTAATTATTATTTTCCGCAGATTTTTCCGGAATTGTTTAAGGCGGGCTTAACCAATTCACTAGAAACGATTGAGGCGGGCTCATCACATTTGCAGGAGCTCTTGGAATCAGGCGACTTGGAGATTGCACTGCTAGGCTCAATTGAGCCCACAATTAATGACCAGCTACATGTTGATTTGTTTGCCAAGACTCAGTTTAAGATTGTGGTCGCACCTGAAAACCCATTGGCCACACAAGAGTCAGTATCTTTTGCGGACTTAAAAAAGCAGCCGTTTATCACGCTAAGCAATGTTTTTGTTCACGAGCAGGCGTTTAAACAACTATGCAAGAGAGCACAAGTTAAGCCACACATTATTTATAAAGCTAATGATATTCAAATATTAAAGGCAATGGTCCGGCAAAATTTAGGCATCGGCTTTTTAACGCAAACCGCGTTAAGCAAGGCGGATCAACTGTGTACGGTTAACCTAACAGACCCTAAGCAGCCCCACTTTTATATGTCAGTGGCTTACCGCAAAACTCACCGATTAACAGATGCCGAGCAGCAGTTGTTAGCAATTTTACGACAAAATTTATGTAGTTAA
- the thiM gene encoding hydroxyethylthiazole kinase, with protein MQLELLDKLRKQNPVVLNAANFVTVQDVANGLNAIGASPIMSNEIDETSEMVNMASAVAINMGSLTKLQIAHMKAMGDLAREYKKPIVLDPVAVGAVQYRLDVAQDLLWNFHVSVIRGNAGEIAALGEFAWNAKGIDAGSGTGDLDEITKEVAKKYHCTVIASGATDTISDGNNVVHVHNGTPLFQAHVGSGDMLTSIVAAFCAVTDSRFEAAQAATLVFGSIGQLVVQDHPDVGPGSFGMYLMDYLAKVQVADIKKIADYD; from the coding sequence ATGCAGTTAGAATTATTAGATAAATTGCGCAAGCAGAACCCCGTTGTTCTTAATGCCGCTAACTTCGTTACCGTTCAAGATGTCGCCAACGGATTAAATGCAATTGGTGCTTCGCCCATTATGAGTAACGAAATTGATGAAACCAGCGAAATGGTCAATATGGCCTCGGCTGTTGCCATTAACATGGGTAGTTTAACTAAATTACAGATTGCACACATGAAGGCAATGGGCGATTTAGCTCGAGAATACAAAAAGCCAATCGTACTAGATCCTGTTGCTGTTGGTGCTGTTCAATATCGACTTGATGTTGCCCAAGACTTATTATGGAACTTTCATGTGAGTGTGATTCGTGGTAATGCGGGAGAAATCGCTGCTTTAGGCGAATTTGCATGGAATGCTAAGGGTATCGATGCTGGATCTGGCACGGGCGACCTTGATGAAATTACTAAGGAAGTAGCTAAAAAGTATCATTGTACTGTTATTGCTAGTGGTGCAACTGATACAATTAGTGATGGCAATAATGTGGTTCACGTTCATAATGGTACCCCTCTGTTTCAAGCTCATGTAGGCTCTGGCGACATGTTAACCAGTATTGTCGCTGCCTTTTGTGCAGTAACCGATAGTCGCTTCGAGGCGGCTCAAGCTGCAACGCTTGTGTTTGGCTCAATCGGACAATTGGTCGTCCAAGATCATCCCGATGTTGGCCCCGGCAGTTTTGGGATGTACCTCATGGACTACTTAGCCAAGGTGCAAGTTGCCGATATTAAAAAGATTGCTGATTATGATTAA
- a CDS encoding malolactic enzyme, with the protein MEQGQNILNNPFLNKGTGFTKQEREQYGLTGLLPARVQTLAEQASQAYNQFQSKTSALEKRLFLMNIFNENRTLFFYLMGQHIVEFMPIVYDPTVADSIEQYGQLFTNPQNAAFLSIDDAANITASLTNAAAGRDIRLIVATDAQGILGIGDWGVNGVDIAIGKLMVYTAAAGVDPSQVLPVVLDVGTDNQTLLDDPEYLGNRHHRIQGEQYMTFVDEVVQNIETVFPHVLLHFEDFGRENAATILNKYRNDIFTFNDDIQGTGIVSLAAVLGALNISKKKLTDQVFLTFGAGTAGIGIANMMRDELVRAGLSPEEARKHFYLVDKQGLLFDDTPELTAGQKDFTRTRSEFANADELTNLEAVVKAVHPTIMIGTSTQPGAFTKAIVQEMAAHTARPIIFPLSNPTKLAEAKAEDLIKWTDGRALVATGIPADAVEYQGVTYEIGQANNALVYPGLGLGAISVKSKLMSDKMVATASHALGGIVDPTIAGAAVLPPVAKLTSFSATIAEKVAQTAIDQGLAGEGITDAKKAVQETKWMPKY; encoded by the coding sequence ATGGAACAAGGACAAAATATTTTAAATAATCCTTTTTTAAACAAGGGAACTGGTTTTACTAAGCAAGAGCGTGAACAATACGGCTTAACCGGACTATTGCCAGCACGTGTGCAAACATTAGCTGAGCAAGCAAGTCAAGCTTACAACCAATTTCAAAGTAAAACATCTGCTCTTGAGAAGCGTCTATTCTTAATGAATATCTTCAACGAGAACCGGACATTGTTCTTTTACTTGATGGGGCAACATATTGTTGAATTTATGCCAATCGTTTACGATCCCACTGTTGCCGACTCAATTGAACAATATGGTCAATTGTTTACTAACCCGCAAAATGCGGCCTTTTTATCAATTGACGATGCGGCAAATATCACAGCATCCCTAACTAATGCTGCTGCAGGTCGCGATATTCGTTTAATTGTCGCAACCGATGCTCAAGGCATCTTGGGCATTGGCGACTGGGGCGTTAACGGCGTTGACATCGCTATTGGTAAGCTGATGGTTTATACCGCAGCTGCCGGCGTTGATCCCAGCCAAGTTTTGCCCGTTGTATTAGACGTTGGTACTGATAACCAAACCTTGCTTGATGATCCAGAATATCTGGGTAACCGTCATCACCGCATTCAAGGTGAACAGTACATGACTTTTGTCGACGAAGTTGTCCAAAATATCGAAACTGTCTTCCCGCATGTTTTGTTACACTTTGAAGATTTTGGTCGCGAAAATGCCGCAACCATTCTAAATAAATACAGAAACGATATTTTTACTTTCAACGACGATATTCAAGGAACAGGAATTGTTTCTTTAGCCGCAGTTCTTGGTGCGTTAAATATTTCTAAGAAAAAGTTAACAGACCAAGTCTTTTTAACCTTTGGTGCCGGAACTGCTGGTATCGGAATTGCAAATATGATGCGGGACGAATTAGTCCGTGCAGGCTTAAGTCCAGAAGAAGCTCGCAAGCACTTTTACCTTGTCGATAAGCAAGGTTTGTTGTTTGATGATACCCCCGAGCTGACTGCTGGCCAAAAAGACTTCACTAGAACACGCAGTGAATTTGCTAATGCCGATGAACTAACTAACCTTGAAGCCGTGGTTAAAGCTGTCCACCCTACGATTATGATTGGGACCTCGACACAGCCCGGTGCTTTTACTAAAGCTATCGTTCAAGAAATGGCAGCACATACAGCTAGACCAATTATCTTTCCGTTATCTAATCCAACTAAATTAGCCGAGGCCAAAGCTGAAGACTTAATTAAGTGGACTGATGGCCGGGCTCTTGTTGCAACTGGGATTCCTGCTGATGCAGTCGAATACCAAGGTGTAACTTATGAAATTGGCCAAGCCAATAATGCTCTGGTATACCCAGGGCTCGGTCTTGGAGCAATATCCGTGAAGTCTAAGCTAATGAGCGATAAAATGGTCGCAACCGCCAGCCATGCTTTAGGTGGGATTGTTGATCCAACTATTGCTGGTGCTGCGGTTCTGCCGCCAGTTGCAAAACTAACCAGTTTCTCAGCCACAATTGCCGAAAAGGTAGCTCAAACTGCAATTGATCAAGGTTTAGCAGGTGAAGGAATTACTGACGCCAAAAAAGCCGTTCAAGAAACAAAGTGGATGCCTAAATATTAA
- the thiD gene encoding bifunctional hydroxymethylpyrimidine kinase/phosphomethylpyrimidine kinase — protein sequence MAEEINSFPQVLTIAGTDSGGGAGIMADLKTFQMQGVFGTAVVVAVTAQNTLGVQASHLLPLEMIDEQCASLAADFKIRATKTGMLGDAAHVHQVALNLQKYDFGPVTVDPVMVAKGGAHLLSEDAVTTVKKELLPLANLVTPNLPEAQVLTGMTVTSQQQYPDLAYSLQDMGVKNVLIKGGHSTTEEVRDFALLEDGSSFWVSSPRTHTNRTHGTGDTLAAAITAQLALGHDLAAAIKLAKKYVTKTIEQTIQVGHGHGPLNHWAK from the coding sequence ATGGCAGAAGAAATTAATTCATTCCCTCAAGTTCTGACAATTGCTGGAACAGATTCTGGCGGTGGTGCTGGTATTATGGCAGACCTCAAGACTTTTCAAATGCAAGGCGTCTTTGGCACTGCCGTTGTGGTCGCCGTTACTGCTCAAAATACGTTGGGCGTCCAAGCATCGCACTTGCTCCCACTTGAAATGATTGATGAGCAGTGTGCATCTTTAGCTGCTGATTTTAAAATTCGGGCAACCAAAACCGGCATGCTCGGTGATGCTGCTCACGTTCACCAAGTTGCCTTAAATTTGCAAAAATATGACTTCGGTCCAGTTACAGTTGATCCCGTCATGGTAGCTAAAGGTGGCGCTCACTTGCTAAGTGAAGATGCAGTTACAACCGTAAAGAAGGAGTTATTGCCATTAGCCAACTTAGTAACTCCCAACTTGCCAGAGGCGCAGGTGTTAACGGGCATGACGGTTACTTCGCAGCAGCAGTATCCCGACCTTGCCTACTCGCTGCAAGATATGGGTGTTAAAAACGTGCTAATCAAGGGCGGACATTCCACTACTGAAGAAGTCCGCGACTTTGCCCTTCTTGAAGACGGCTCCAGCTTCTGGGTTAGCAGTCCGCGCACGCATACTAACCGCACGCATGGCACTGGTGATACTTTAGCTGCCGCAATTACTGCTCAACTTGCCCTAGGACATGACTTAGCCGCGGCTATTAAACTCGCTAAAAAGTACGTTACAAAGACAATTGAACAAACAATCCAGGTGGGTCATGGTCACGGACCACTCAACCACTGGGCAAAATAG
- the tenA gene encoding thiaminase II: MTEFTDQLHQAASSLWQKSMVHPFVQELKSGELPMTKFRFYLLQDRYYLNEFSKFHCAIAAKTADQQTKEFLLAGAQDLKDSEIAVRERFFEQLKITPDEIAQTPIAPTAYAYVNHLEMTLARDGIGPAVASLVPCYWLYQEIGQKLADSGSPVFYYQEWIDTYDGDWYATNVKRILRLTNSLANSSSTSEREKMQLAFVRSSYYELQFWQMAYEQENWV, encoded by the coding sequence ATGACAGAATTTACAGACCAGTTGCACCAAGCGGCAAGTAGTTTATGGCAAAAGAGTATGGTACACCCATTTGTGCAGGAATTAAAAAGCGGGGAATTGCCGATGACTAAATTCCGCTTTTATTTATTGCAAGACAGGTATTATTTGAATGAATTTAGTAAATTTCATTGCGCAATTGCGGCCAAAACTGCTGATCAGCAGACTAAAGAATTTTTGCTTGCTGGGGCCCAGGACTTAAAGGATAGTGAAATAGCGGTACGTGAGCGTTTTTTTGAGCAATTGAAAATTACGCCGGATGAAATTGCGCAAACACCGATTGCACCAACAGCATATGCTTACGTTAATCATTTGGAGATGACTTTGGCGAGGGATGGAATTGGTCCAGCAGTTGCCTCCCTTGTACCGTGCTACTGGTTGTATCAAGAAATTGGCCAAAAATTAGCAGATTCTGGGTCGCCTGTTTTCTATTATCAAGAATGGATTGATACTTATGATGGTGATTGGTATGCAACTAATGTGAAGCGAATTTTGCGCCTAACCAACTCGTTGGCTAATTCCAGTTCTACAAGTGAACGTGAAAAGATGCAACTGGCATTTGTTCGCAGCAGTTATTATGAATTGCAGTTTTGGCAGATGGCATATGAACAAGAGAATTGGGTCTAA
- a CDS encoding AEC family transporter: MQVFLTSVSSVVVIILIMALGFLLKQFNWIDDKFGSEISSIITKIALPASIFTAVMKNLSRGSLLQLSTELLFPALGVIIGYIIAWLCVKVFKIRPGRRGIFMNAVVNANTIFIGMPLNMALFGDKAMSYFLVYYIINTVSTWAFGVFLIQNDDPTANGKKTSHKINWKKLLPMPLVGFIVALVWMLLGIPVPTFLNSTLTYVGNLVTPLSLVYIGIVLHDAGIKNVKFDRDSILALIGRFILSPIVLIILIKIGMNAGFNLPSLMRQTLVVQSATPMLAVLPILANESHGDVKYATNIVVESTILFIIVVPILMTILQFI, encoded by the coding sequence ATGCAAGTCTTTTTGACATCTGTATCAAGCGTTGTCGTGATTATCTTAATCATGGCTCTCGGCTTTTTACTAAAACAATTTAATTGGATTGACGATAAATTTGGTAGTGAAATTTCTAGTATTATTACTAAAATCGCCCTGCCAGCTTCGATTTTTACAGCTGTTATGAAAAACCTTAGCCGCGGCAGCCTGCTGCAATTATCAACCGAATTATTGTTCCCAGCATTGGGCGTAATTATCGGCTATATCATTGCTTGGCTCTGCGTCAAAGTCTTTAAAATCCGTCCTGGCCGCCGTGGTATCTTTATGAACGCCGTGGTTAATGCCAACACAATTTTCATCGGAATGCCGCTAAACATGGCACTTTTTGGTGATAAAGCCATGTCTTACTTCCTGGTATATTACATTATCAACACCGTTTCTACTTGGGCATTTGGCGTTTTCTTAATTCAAAACGACGACCCAACTGCTAACGGTAAAAAGACTAGCCACAAAATTAATTGGAAGAAGCTTTTACCAATGCCACTTGTTGGTTTCATTGTCGCTTTAGTCTGGATGCTATTAGGAATTCCTGTACCTACCTTCTTAAACTCTACATTAACTTACGTTGGGAACTTAGTAACGCCACTTTCACTTGTTTATATCGGGATTGTCCTGCATGACGCCGGAATTAAGAACGTCAAGTTCGATCGCGACTCAATTTTGGCCTTAATTGGTCGGTTCATTCTTTCACCAATCGTTTTAATTATTTTAATTAAAATCGGAATGAATGCTGGCTTCAACTTGCCAAGTTTGATGCGGCAAACTCTAGTTGTGCAATCAGCAACGCCAATGTTAGCTGTTTTACCAATTTTGGCTAACGAATCACACGGCGATGTTAAATACGCAACTAACATTGTTGTCGAAAGTACAATTCTCTTTATTATTGTAGTGCCAATTTTGATGACGATTTTACAATTTATCTAA
- a CDS encoding helix-turn-helix transcriptional regulator has protein sequence MPNLVKKLRLEHKLTQEELADKVGVTQRTIISVEKGKYKPSLLLAYKLACFFGISIEDLFCLKEYLENQ, from the coding sequence AAATTGCGACTAGAGCATAAATTAACTCAGGAAGAACTGGCTGACAAAGTTGGGGTTACACAACGAACAATTATTTCTGTAGAAAAGGGCAAGTACAAGCCATCGCTATTACTAGCATATAAGTTGGCGTGCTTTTTTGGCATAAGTATTGAAGATTTATTTTGTTTAAAAGAATATTTGGAGAACCAATAA
- the thiE gene encoding thiamine phosphate synthase, with amino-acid sequence MQKFNANILQSYFICGTQDLPAGKTLPEIVEEALEAGITAFQFRDKGPNSTLNDNERLPMARKLHELCQQYQVPFFIDDDVELAKAVNAEGIHVGQSDEAIQQVIDEVSSQMIVGYSCSTLAEIEAGNQIAGIDYYGSGPIFTTQSKADADPVIGLNGLNELVTSSEHPIVAIGGITVKDLSDIAHTGAAGAAVISMIAQSSDINETVQAMLDAPWHN; translated from the coding sequence ATGCAAAAGTTTAACGCAAACATTCTTCAGTCTTATTTTATTTGTGGTACTCAAGATTTACCTGCGGGTAAAACTTTGCCGGAAATCGTCGAAGAGGCACTAGAAGCTGGGATTACGGCTTTTCAATTTCGTGATAAGGGACCTAATTCAACTTTAAATGATAATGAGCGACTGCCAATGGCTCGCAAGTTGCACGAGCTTTGCCAACAATATCAAGTGCCCTTCTTTATCGATGATGATGTAGAGTTAGCCAAAGCAGTTAACGCCGAGGGAATTCACGTTGGTCAAAGTGACGAAGCGATCCAACAAGTAATTGACGAAGTTAGCAGTCAAATGATTGTGGGCTACTCCTGCTCGACTTTAGCAGAAATTGAAGCTGGCAACCAAATTGCCGGGATTGATTATTATGGTAGTGGTCCGATTTTCACGACACAATCCAAGGCTGACGCTGACCCTGTAATTGGTCTCAATGGTCTTAACGAATTGGTAACCAGCAGTGAGCATCCCATCGTTGCTATCGGCGGCATCACGGTAAAAGACTTATCTGATATTGCTCATACTGGAGCTGCTGGTGCAGCAGTAATTTCAATGATTGCTCAAAGTAGCGATATTAATGAAACTGTTCAGGCAATGCTTGATGCTCCGTGGCATAATTAA